CAATTTCCGATCGGCCAACTTGTCCTGGTTTCCGCTTCGCGTTGCACTCCTGCGTTTTTCACGTTATCCGCAAATTTCACTCGCGTTTTTGCCCTTCGAATTCAAAGTACATCATGACTGTTGCCCCCCATGAATCGCGTGTCCTGATCGTCGACGATGAACGGAACATGTGTGAGTTGATTGAAACCGATTTGCGACTGCGCGGTATCCCGAGCGAGTGGTTCACATCGGCCCAGGAAGCGATCGAAGCAATTCACCACCAAGATTACGACGTCGTGTTGACCGATGTGCGGATGCCAGGGACGACGGGCCTGCAATTGTGCCAACAACTTTCACAAGTTCGCCCGGATATTCCGGTGATTGTGATGACCGCGTTTGGGACACTCGAAACCGCGATCTTAGCGATGCGTTCGGGGGCTTATGACTTCATCACCAAACCGATCGAGATGGACTTGCTGTCGATCACATTGAAGCGTGCGATGGAGCATCGACGGTTGACCGAGCAGGTGCGTTTATTGGAATCGTCACAGCAGCAAGCGACTTCGTTCGGGGAAGTGCTCGGGCAAAGCCCCGCGATGCAGGGCTTGTACGACCAATTAGAACAGGTGGCCCATTCGGACGCGGCGGTGTTGATCACGGGCGAAAGTGGGACAGGAAAGGAATTGGTCGCGCGTTCGATTCACGCCAGCGGTCGTCGGTCGGAGAAACCTTTTGTCGCGGTCAACTGCGCCGCGCTGACTGAACCTCTATTGGAAAGCGAATTGTTTGGTCATGTCAAAGGAGCGTTCACGGACGCACGCGGAGAGCGACGTGGTTTGTTCTTGGAAGCCGATGGCGGAACGCTATTGTTGGACGAGATGGGCGAAATGCCGATGACGATGCAAGTGAAACTGTTACGCGCGCTCGAGGAGCGGAAAGTACGTCCGGTCGGTAGTGACAAGGAAATGCGTTTTGATGTGCGGGTGTTGACGGCGACCAACCGCGATCTCGAAACCGCGGTTACCGAAGGGCGGTTTCGAGAAGATTTGTATTACCGCATCAATGTGATTGGGATCGAGTTGCCGCCACTTCGCTCGCGTGGCGCCGACATCCTACGATTGGCGGAGCATTTTCGGGATCGGTTTGCGGCCAGTGAGAACAAGCCGGTGGCAGGATTTGCAGAAGGCGTTGCGGAAAAACTGCTTAGCTATTCGTGGCCGGGCAACGTGCGTGAACTGCGGAATGTGATGGAACGCGCGATCGCGTTGACACGTTATGACAAGATCACCCTGGAAGACTTACCCGAAAAAGTTCGTAACTTCCAAGGCGGTACGCTGATTTTTGGTGGCTTCGATCCCGCGGAATTGGTTTCGATGGAAGAGGTCCAGCGACGCTACATCAAACATGTTATGGATGCGGTCGGCGGCAACCAAACTCAGGCGGCTCGCATTCTTGGTTTGGATCGCAAGACGATCTATCGCAAGCTCAAGCAAGACGGCGAATGAGAGCACTTATCGCGTACTAAAAATTGATGGGGATGTCGGGAGTTTCGCCCTAGCGGTGGACCGCGTTCTGGCGAACGCAGCTACGGTTTGAATCCCGCGTCATTTTTGGTTTCGATGTCGGGAGTTTCGCCTAGCGGTGGACCGCGTTCTTGCGAACGCAGCTACGGTTTGAATCCCATGTCCATTTTTGATTTTGATGTCGGGAGTGTCGTCTAGCGGTGGACCGCGTTCTTGCGAACGCAGCTACGGTTTGAATCCCGCGTCATTTTTGATTTTGATGTCGGGGGTTTCGGCCGAGGGTGGACCGCGTTCTTGCGAACGCAGCTACGGTTTGAATCCCATGTCATTTTTGATTTTGATGTCGGGAGTGTCGCCCGACGGTGGACCGCGTTCTGGCGAACGCAGCTACGGTTTGAATCCCGCGTCATTTTTGA
The sequence above is a segment of the Novipirellula galeiformis genome. Coding sequences within it:
- a CDS encoding sigma-54-dependent transcriptional regulator, with product MTVAPHESRVLIVDDERNMCELIETDLRLRGIPSEWFTSAQEAIEAIHHQDYDVVLTDVRMPGTTGLQLCQQLSQVRPDIPVIVMTAFGTLETAILAMRSGAYDFITKPIEMDLLSITLKRAMEHRRLTEQVRLLESSQQQATSFGEVLGQSPAMQGLYDQLEQVAHSDAAVLITGESGTGKELVARSIHASGRRSEKPFVAVNCAALTEPLLESELFGHVKGAFTDARGERRGLFLEADGGTLLLDEMGEMPMTMQVKLLRALEERKVRPVGSDKEMRFDVRVLTATNRDLETAVTEGRFREDLYYRINVIGIELPPLRSRGADILRLAEHFRDRFAASENKPVAGFAEGVAEKLLSYSWPGNVRELRNVMERAIALTRYDKITLEDLPEKVRNFQGGTLIFGGFDPAELVSMEEVQRRYIKHVMDAVGGNQTQAARILGLDRKTIYRKLKQDGE